The following proteins come from a genomic window of Micromonospora zamorensis:
- a CDS encoding carbohydrate ABC transporter permease — translation MAVSETLATTQPAAAPTPPPPGRRRRGRDAAYWLYLLPGAVLFLLVIGAPLVGTLYLSLTKWSGIGDPRWVGLDNYQQLLHDDVFWASFRNTVWMIVAMVVVPTVLGLLLAAVLFDVIGRRFKPRTAAALRAAFYLPQVLPVVVAGIVWGWILRPDGAFNSLLDAVGLGALRHDWLGDPGTALPAVMAVMIWVQIGYPVVVFMAALQRVDPELYEAAEVDGANWLHRFRAITLPQIRPETFVVALTCTIAALKVFGPIFALTRGGPDNATNVPSYFAYYTFFKKLQVGYGSAISTVLTLIIVVVAVVFIWMQARSERRDRGF, via the coding sequence ATGGCAGTCTCCGAGACCCTCGCCACCACCCAACCGGCGGCGGCCCCGACCCCACCGCCACCCGGCCGCAGACGCCGCGGCCGCGACGCGGCGTACTGGCTCTACCTGCTCCCCGGAGCGGTGCTCTTCCTCCTGGTCATCGGTGCACCGCTGGTCGGCACGCTCTACCTGTCGCTGACCAAGTGGTCCGGCATCGGCGACCCCCGCTGGGTCGGCCTGGACAACTACCAGCAACTGCTGCACGACGACGTGTTCTGGGCGTCGTTCCGCAACACCGTCTGGATGATCGTCGCGATGGTGGTGGTGCCCACAGTGCTCGGGCTGCTGCTCGCCGCGGTGCTCTTCGACGTCATCGGCCGCCGGTTCAAGCCGCGCACCGCCGCCGCGCTGCGGGCCGCCTTCTACCTTCCGCAGGTGCTGCCCGTCGTGGTGGCCGGCATCGTCTGGGGCTGGATCCTCCGCCCCGACGGCGCGTTCAACAGCCTGCTCGACGCGGTGGGTCTCGGCGCGCTCCGCCACGACTGGCTCGGCGACCCGGGCACGGCCCTGCCGGCCGTGATGGCGGTGATGATCTGGGTGCAGATCGGCTACCCGGTGGTCGTCTTCATGGCGGCGCTTCAACGGGTCGACCCCGAGTTGTACGAGGCGGCCGAGGTCGACGGCGCGAACTGGCTGCACCGGTTCCGGGCGATCACCCTCCCGCAGATCCGGCCGGAAACCTTCGTGGTGGCACTGACCTGCACCATCGCCGCGCTGAAGGTGTTCGGGCCGATCTTCGCCCTGACCCGGGGTGGTCCGGACAACGCCACCAACGTCCCGTCGTACTTCGCCTACTACACGTTCTTCAAGAAACTGCAGGTCGGTTACGGCTCCGCGATCTCCACGGTGCTGACGCTGATCATCGTTGTGGTGGCCGTGGTCTTCATCTGGATGCAGGCCCGCAGCGAGCGCCGGGACCGGGGGTTCTGA
- a CDS encoding carbohydrate ABC transporter permease: MAVTITGAPAPVRRPVPDRHHRGVSRWVVLALVILGALVMLVPFAFMLLNAFKSPGDYSSGGPLSWPSEFYTKGLRTYWTEVNFPLKLWNSALIAGSVAVLGVAVSLLNAYALGIGRVRGRLWIVGLFLLANMLPQEALIYPLYYVAKEVGLYNTRLAVIIIFTVIQSAFGTYLLASVMGTFPRSLLEAAALDGAGKWTVLWRVVFPNLRPTLAVLLIFFFIWTWNEFLIPLVMLIDNQTQTIPVALASLQGDRLMDAPTTNAGALISLVPAILFFLIFQRTLARGITAGAEK; the protein is encoded by the coding sequence ATGGCCGTGACGATCACTGGAGCCCCCGCGCCGGTCCGCCGGCCCGTACCCGACCGCCACCACCGGGGCGTCAGCCGCTGGGTGGTGCTCGCCCTGGTCATCCTCGGCGCGCTGGTCATGCTGGTGCCGTTCGCGTTCATGCTGCTCAACGCGTTCAAGTCGCCCGGTGACTACTCGTCGGGCGGGCCGCTGAGCTGGCCGAGCGAGTTCTACACCAAGGGTCTGCGCACGTACTGGACCGAGGTTAACTTCCCGCTCAAGCTCTGGAACTCGGCGCTCATCGCCGGTTCGGTGGCGGTGCTCGGCGTCGCCGTGTCACTGCTCAACGCGTACGCCCTGGGCATCGGTCGGGTCCGCGGTCGGCTCTGGATCGTCGGGTTGTTCCTGCTGGCCAACATGCTGCCGCAGGAGGCCCTGATCTACCCGCTGTACTACGTGGCCAAGGAGGTCGGGCTCTACAACACCCGACTCGCGGTGATCATCATCTTCACCGTCATCCAGAGCGCGTTCGGCACCTACCTGCTCGCCTCGGTGATGGGCACGTTCCCGCGCTCACTGCTGGAGGCCGCCGCGCTGGACGGCGCCGGCAAGTGGACGGTGCTGTGGCGGGTGGTCTTCCCCAACCTGCGGCCCACCCTCGCGGTGCTGCTCATCTTCTTCTTCATCTGGACCTGGAACGAGTTCCTCATCCCGCTGGTCATGCTGATCGACAACCAGACGCAGACCATCCCGGTCGCGCTCGCGTCGTTGCAGGGCGACCGGCTGATGGACGCTCCGACCACCAACGCCGGCGCGCTGATCAGCCTCGTGCCGGCCATCCTCTTCTTCCTCATCTTCCAGCGCACCCTTGCGCGCGGCATCACGGCAGGAGCCGAGAAGTGA
- the yicI gene encoding alpha-xylosidase, which translates to MKFTDGYWQLRPGVSVLRPGVVESVEPDERGFTVFAPTGQINGRGDTLNRPLVTVRFSSPAPGVIGVTITHHTGGLPREPHFGLSTGDTHPVTVDVTGISATLTTGELTARVALVDGWRVDFLHGDRLVTASTGRSIGVVTDAEGRRHVHERLALGVGETVYGLGERFGPFVKNGQTVDIWNADGGTASEQAYKNVPFYLSSAGYGVFVDHPEHVSFEVGSEVVTQTQFSVEGQSLTYYVIDGPSPKDVLRRYTALTGRPARIPAWSYGLWLSTSFTTAYDEKTVTEFVDGMAERGLPLSVFHFDCFWMRQFHWVDFVWDPETFPDPEGMLRRLHERDLKVCVWINPYIAQRSYLFEEGREAGYLVRNPDGSVWQWDKWQAGMALVDFTNPDAVRWFTGKLKALLDMGVDCFKTDFGERIPTDVVWHDGSDPQRMHNYYSYLYNKAVFELLEAERGKGDAVLFARSATTGGQQFPVHWGGDCESTFAAMAESLRGGLSLAASGFGYWSHDIGGFEGTPDPVVFKRWVAFGLLSSHSRLHGSGSYRVPWAFDDEAVDVLRHFTQLKLRLMPYLAAAAQEAHRDGTPMMRPMVVEFPDDPATTHLDRQYMLGPDVLVAPVFSADGDVTYYVPAGTWTHLVSGAQVTGPAWVTEKHGFDSLPVLARPGAVIPFGSRDDRPDYEWADDVRLRLYAPAEGQRTRVRVPSPGDGPGAEFDVRYEDGTASAALVAGTSTGYICEIQGTER; encoded by the coding sequence GTGAAGTTCACCGACGGGTACTGGCAGCTGCGCCCCGGCGTCAGCGTCCTGCGCCCCGGCGTCGTGGAGTCGGTCGAGCCGGACGAGCGTGGCTTCACCGTCTTCGCACCGACCGGCCAGATCAACGGACGCGGCGACACCCTCAACCGGCCCCTGGTCACCGTCCGGTTCTCCTCCCCCGCCCCCGGCGTCATCGGGGTGACCATCACCCACCACACCGGCGGGCTGCCCCGAGAACCGCACTTCGGGCTGAGCACCGGCGACACGCACCCGGTCACCGTCGACGTCACCGGGATCAGCGCGACGCTGACCACCGGTGAGCTGACCGCGCGGGTCGCGCTCGTCGACGGGTGGCGGGTCGACTTCCTGCACGGCGACCGGCTGGTCACCGCGTCCACCGGGCGCAGCATCGGCGTCGTCACCGACGCCGAGGGCCGCCGGCACGTGCACGAACGGCTCGCGCTGGGGGTCGGCGAGACGGTGTACGGGTTGGGCGAGCGCTTCGGCCCGTTCGTGAAGAACGGGCAGACCGTCGACATCTGGAACGCCGACGGTGGCACCGCCAGTGAGCAGGCGTACAAGAACGTGCCGTTCTATCTCAGCAGCGCCGGTTACGGCGTTTTCGTGGATCACCCGGAGCACGTGTCGTTCGAGGTCGGCTCCGAGGTCGTCACGCAGACCCAGTTCAGTGTCGAGGGGCAGTCGCTCACCTACTACGTCATCGACGGGCCCAGCCCGAAGGACGTGCTGCGCCGCTACACCGCGCTCACCGGCCGACCGGCCCGGATCCCCGCCTGGTCGTACGGGTTGTGGCTGTCCACGTCGTTCACCACGGCGTACGACGAGAAGACCGTCACCGAGTTCGTCGACGGGATGGCCGAGCGCGGGCTGCCGCTGTCGGTGTTCCACTTCGACTGCTTCTGGATGCGCCAGTTCCACTGGGTCGACTTCGTGTGGGACCCGGAGACCTTCCCCGACCCGGAGGGGATGCTGCGTCGGCTGCACGAGCGTGACCTGAAGGTGTGCGTCTGGATCAACCCGTACATCGCGCAGCGTTCGTACCTCTTCGAGGAGGGCCGCGAGGCCGGTTATCTGGTGCGCAACCCCGACGGTTCGGTCTGGCAGTGGGACAAGTGGCAGGCCGGCATGGCGCTTGTCGACTTCACCAACCCGGACGCGGTCCGCTGGTTCACCGGCAAGCTCAAGGCGCTGCTCGACATGGGCGTCGACTGTTTCAAGACCGACTTCGGTGAGCGCATCCCGACCGACGTGGTGTGGCACGACGGTTCGGATCCGCAGCGGATGCACAACTACTACTCGTACCTCTACAACAAGGCGGTCTTTGAGCTGCTGGAGGCCGAGCGGGGCAAGGGCGACGCGGTCCTGTTCGCCCGCTCGGCCACCACCGGCGGGCAGCAGTTCCCGGTGCACTGGGGCGGTGACTGCGAGTCGACGTTCGCCGCGATGGCCGAGTCGCTGCGCGGAGGGCTGTCCCTGGCCGCTTCCGGCTTCGGCTACTGGAGCCACGACATCGGCGGCTTCGAGGGCACTCCCGACCCGGTGGTGTTCAAGCGGTGGGTCGCGTTCGGTCTGCTCTCCTCGCACTCCCGGTTGCACGGCTCAGGGTCGTACCGGGTGCCGTGGGCGTTCGACGACGAGGCCGTCGACGTGCTGCGGCACTTCACCCAGCTCAAGCTCCGCCTGATGCCGTACCTGGCGGCCGCCGCCCAGGAGGCGCACCGCGACGGGACGCCGATGATGCGGCCGATGGTCGTGGAGTTCCCGGACGACCCCGCCACGACGCACCTGGACCGGCAGTACATGCTCGGCCCGGACGTGCTGGTCGCCCCGGTATTCAGCGCCGACGGTGACGTCACCTACTACGTGCCCGCCGGCACCTGGACACACCTGGTCAGCGGCGCGCAGGTCACCGGCCCGGCGTGGGTCACCGAGAAGCACGGGTTCGACAGCCTGCCGGTGCTGGCCCGGCCCGGCGCGGTCATCCCGTTCGGCTCCCGTGACGACCGACCGGACTACGAGTGGGCCGACGATGTGCGCCTGCGGCTGTACGCACCGGCCGAGGGGCAGCGGACCCGCGTACGGGTACCGTCACCCGGGGACGGGCCGGGCGCCGAGTTCGACGTGCGCTACGAGGACGGAACGGCCAGTGCCGCACTGGTCGCCGGCACCTCGACGGGCTACATCTGCGAGATCCAGGGGACTGAACGATGA
- a CDS encoding GH1 family beta-glucosidase, producing the protein MTRHHFPESFVWGSATAAYQIEGAATEDGRGPSIWDTYSHTPGRTLNGDTGDVAADHYHRWADDLGHIADLGLSAYRFSISWPRVQPGGSGRFNQAGIDFYSRLVDGLLERGVRPVATMYHWDLPQELEDAGGWATRETALRFQEYAAGIVGALGDRVHTWTTLNEPWCSAYLGYASGVHAPGRTEPAAALAAVHHLNLAHGLAGRVVRELAPAAELSVTLNLHVIRGASDSDEDSDAVRRIDALANRAFLGPMLDGAYPADLLADTASVTDWSFVREGDEKLIAVPLDVLGVNYYSSTLVRAWDGVSPRSDADGHGASTSTPWVAADNVDFLPQPGPYTAMGWNIDPPALTELLLRLHQAYPSQPMMITENGAAFDDVVEADGRIHDDRRIDYLRRHIGAMADAREQGADVRGYFVWSLLDNFEWGYGYDRRFGIIRVDYDTQVRTWKDSAHWYQRLAATGKLDSAQD; encoded by the coding sequence ATGACGCGACACCACTTCCCGGAGAGCTTCGTCTGGGGTTCGGCGACGGCCGCGTACCAGATCGAGGGCGCGGCCACCGAGGACGGGCGAGGGCCGTCAATCTGGGACACCTACAGCCACACACCCGGTCGTACGCTCAACGGCGACACCGGCGACGTGGCCGCCGACCACTACCACCGGTGGGCCGACGACCTCGGGCACATCGCCGACCTGGGCCTCAGCGCGTACCGGTTCTCCATCTCCTGGCCACGGGTGCAGCCCGGTGGCTCGGGCCGGTTCAACCAGGCGGGCATCGACTTCTACTCGCGGCTGGTCGACGGGCTGCTGGAGCGGGGCGTCCGCCCGGTGGCGACGATGTACCACTGGGACCTGCCGCAGGAGCTGGAGGACGCCGGCGGCTGGGCGACGCGGGAGACCGCGCTGCGCTTCCAGGAGTACGCGGCGGGCATCGTCGGTGCGCTGGGCGACCGGGTGCACACCTGGACGACGCTCAACGAGCCCTGGTGCTCGGCCTACCTGGGCTACGCCTCCGGCGTGCACGCGCCGGGTCGGACCGAGCCGGCGGCGGCGCTGGCCGCAGTGCACCACCTCAACCTCGCGCACGGTCTGGCCGGTCGGGTGGTCCGGGAGCTGGCCCCGGCCGCCGAGCTGTCGGTGACGCTCAACCTGCACGTCATCCGGGGGGCGTCCGACTCCGACGAGGACTCCGACGCGGTACGGCGGATCGACGCGTTGGCCAACCGGGCGTTCCTCGGCCCGATGCTCGACGGCGCGTACCCGGCCGACCTGCTGGCCGACACCGCGTCGGTCACCGACTGGTCGTTCGTCCGCGAAGGCGACGAGAAGCTGATCGCGGTGCCGCTGGACGTGCTCGGGGTCAACTACTACTCCAGCACCCTGGTCCGGGCCTGGGACGGGGTGTCGCCCCGCTCCGACGCCGACGGGCACGGTGCGTCGACGTCGACGCCGTGGGTCGCCGCGGACAACGTCGACTTCCTGCCGCAGCCCGGCCCGTACACGGCGATGGGGTGGAACATCGACCCGCCGGCCCTGACCGAGCTGCTGCTGCGCCTGCACCAGGCGTACCCCAGCCAGCCCATGATGATCACCGAGAACGGCGCGGCGTTCGACGACGTGGTGGAGGCCGACGGGCGGATCCACGACGACCGGCGGATCGACTACCTGCGTCGGCACATCGGCGCGATGGCCGACGCCCGCGAACAGGGCGCCGACGTGCGCGGTTACTTCGTCTGGTCGTTGCTGGACAACTTCGAGTGGGGCTACGGCTACGACCGCCGCTTCGGCATCATCCGGGTCGACTACGACACCCAGGTCCGCACCTGGAAGGACAGCGCCCACTGGTACCAGCGCCTGGCCGCCACCGGAAAGCTGGACTCGGCGCAGGACTGA
- a CDS encoding nucleotidyltransferase family protein yields MIIAAGGGRRIGGPEALLHQGDKPLVNQMIDTMTEAGCEQIVVVLGAAAEQVQETADLGKATVVINKAWGTGVGSSIRAGLAAMDDEGIEAVVVVPVDMPGLTVTAVSRVAALPYPDVLVCATYDGLRGYPMLFGRRHWPGIATLASADVGARPYLLAHKDQIVDIACDSVADGSRADTPELMELYGLTVPPQRVGV; encoded by the coding sequence ATGATCATCGCGGCGGGTGGTGGACGACGGATCGGTGGTCCTGAGGCACTGCTGCACCAGGGTGACAAGCCCCTGGTCAATCAGATGATCGACACGATGACCGAGGCGGGCTGCGAGCAGATCGTGGTCGTGTTGGGCGCCGCCGCGGAACAGGTCCAGGAGACCGCCGACCTGGGCAAGGCCACCGTTGTGATCAACAAGGCGTGGGGCACCGGGGTCGGCTCGTCCATCCGGGCTGGCCTGGCCGCCATGGACGACGAGGGGATCGAGGCGGTGGTGGTGGTCCCGGTCGACATGCCGGGTCTGACCGTCACGGCGGTCAGCCGGGTGGCCGCGCTGCCGTACCCGGACGTGCTGGTCTGCGCCACCTACGACGGGTTGCGCGGCTACCCGATGCTCTTCGGCCGTCGGCACTGGCCCGGCATCGCCACCCTCGCCAGCGCGGACGTGGGCGCCCGACCGTACCTGCTGGCGCACAAGGACCAGATCGTCGACATCGCCTGTGACTCGGTGGCGGACGGCAGTCGGGCCGACACCCCCGAGCTGATGGAGCTGTACGGCCTGACCGTCCCGCCGCAGCGGGTCGGGGTCTGA
- a CDS encoding bifunctional 3'-5' exonuclease/DNA polymerase, whose protein sequence is MLVAVVSDERGGGVLCPLDAVGRPAGPAEAVTDLVAAVAAREAAEHPRWVWSGAASVYPTLLRAGVRVDRCHDVELTEALLLGHAGRWGEPRSLAAAWARLTGAAVPPDPPPRAAAPPGHGQGALFDTLPGPSGPGIEALTQVYADQLARIATTEHPGRFRLLVAAESAGALIAVEMGMAGLPWRADVHDEILHELLGEASPVGGPPRRLAELAAQIAGALGVRRLHADSPAELLKAFARVGVELPNTRAWVLRGVDHPAVPLVLEYKELYRIWTAHGWAWREQWVQGGRFQSEYVPGGVVSGRWATRGGGALQIPKVIRRAVVADPGWRLVVADAGQLEPRVLAAVSGDARLAAAGGAGDLYAALARDSFGGDRAKAKVALLGAMYGQTGGAAVPALAVLKRSYPTAFAYVESAARTGEAGGLVRSWLGRTCPPGSAGFGDPDDVPSDPEEAADPRGPRARAARSRGRFTRNFVIQATAAEWASTLLATLRTELSGTDAELVFFQHDEVVVHAPADQAAAVAEAVNRSGERASALLFGATPVRFPLDLSIVDCYADAA, encoded by the coding sequence GTGCTGGTGGCGGTGGTGTCCGACGAGCGGGGTGGGGGAGTGCTGTGCCCGCTGGATGCCGTCGGTCGACCGGCCGGCCCGGCTGAGGCCGTCACCGACCTGGTCGCCGCGGTCGCCGCGCGGGAGGCCGCCGAGCATCCGCGCTGGGTGTGGTCCGGCGCCGCGTCCGTCTATCCGACGCTGCTGCGCGCCGGCGTCCGGGTCGATCGCTGTCACGACGTGGAGCTGACCGAGGCGTTGCTGCTGGGGCACGCGGGCCGCTGGGGCGAGCCGCGCTCGCTGGCTGCGGCCTGGGCCCGGCTGACCGGCGCGGCGGTGCCGCCCGACCCACCGCCGCGCGCCGCCGCGCCGCCCGGGCACGGCCAGGGCGCGCTCTTCGACACCCTGCCCGGCCCGTCGGGCCCGGGCATCGAGGCACTGACCCAGGTGTACGCCGACCAGCTTGCCCGCATCGCGACGACCGAGCACCCGGGCCGGTTCCGGTTGCTGGTGGCCGCCGAGTCCGCCGGCGCGCTGATCGCTGTGGAGATGGGCATGGCCGGGCTGCCCTGGCGGGCCGATGTGCACGACGAGATCCTGCACGAGCTGCTCGGCGAGGCGTCCCCGGTCGGTGGTCCGCCGCGACGGCTCGCCGAGCTGGCCGCTCAGATCGCCGGCGCGCTCGGCGTACGCCGCCTGCACGCCGACTCCCCGGCGGAGCTGCTGAAGGCCTTCGCCCGGGTCGGCGTGGAGCTGCCCAACACCCGGGCCTGGGTGTTGCGCGGGGTGGACCACCCGGCGGTGCCGCTGGTGCTGGAATACAAGGAGCTCTACCGGATCTGGACGGCTCACGGCTGGGCCTGGCGCGAGCAGTGGGTGCAGGGCGGCCGGTTCCAGTCGGAGTACGTGCCGGGTGGGGTCGTCTCCGGCCGTTGGGCCACTCGGGGCGGTGGCGCGTTGCAGATCCCGAAGGTGATCCGGCGGGCGGTGGTGGCCGATCCGGGCTGGCGGCTGGTGGTCGCCGACGCCGGCCAGTTGGAGCCTCGGGTGCTCGCGGCGGTGTCCGGCGACGCGCGACTGGCAGCGGCGGGCGGGGCCGGCGACCTCTATGCCGCGCTGGCGCGTGACTCGTTCGGCGGTGACCGGGCCAAGGCCAAGGTGGCCCTGCTCGGGGCGATGTACGGGCAGACCGGCGGGGCGGCGGTGCCCGCGTTGGCAGTGTTGAAGCGCAGCTACCCGACGGCGTTCGCCTATGTGGAGTCGGCGGCGCGCACCGGTGAGGCGGGCGGGCTGGTGCGCTCGTGGCTGGGGCGGACGTGCCCGCCGGGTTCGGCCGGGTTCGGTGATCCCGACGATGTCCCATCCGATCCGGAGGAGGCGGCCGACCCGCGCGGTCCCCGGGCCCGTGCCGCCCGGTCCCGAGGTCGCTTCACCCGCAACTTCGTCATCCAGGCCACCGCCGCGGAGTGGGCCTCCACGTTGCTGGCCACGCTGCGGACGGAGTTGTCCGGCACCGACGCCGAGTTGGTCTTCTTTCAGCACGACGAGGTGGTCGTGCATGCTCCCGCTGATCAGGCGGCTGCGGTCGCCGAGGCGGTCAACCGGTCCGGTGAGCGGGCCTCCGCGCTCCTCTTCGGTGCGACGCCGGTGCGGTTTCCGCTCGACCTGTCCATCGTCGACTGCTACGCCGACGCGGCCTGA
- a CDS encoding ABC transporter transmembrane domain-containing protein — MRYLWWLTRRQPWRVLRGSLFGTAWMMGLSARPYLIARAVDDGLRARDMRALALWVVAIVVAGLGLSYLGIMRHRTMTFIREDAKARSAEVLLRHLSRIGAVLPRRVAAGEVSTIGGSDIDWTAQVLTLTGPGVGAVVAYGVIAVVLWSISPMLALCVLVGVPVVGLVVGPLLRRLERAESVYRKQQGALTARSGDIVAGLRVLAGVGGRDLFARRYAARSQELRAEGYRVGAVYSWIDAATVAIPGLFLAAVVWLTARMAVTGDVTIGELVAVYGYVATLIVPVWFLLEGSHQLIRGRVAARRIADLLNVTSDDVGGPGRRWSGSVPDPRRPGAPAAPASPADLHDPLTGLTVRAGWLTGVAADDPAEGLALADRLGRYVASDTTWGGVPLTGVALDEVRSRIMVADHDSYLFAGTLRDILRPLADDDDHRIGAALRAASAEDVVDALPAGLDTPIDARARTLSGGQRQRVRLARALLAEPEVLILVDPTSAVDAHTEARIAERLRAARAGRTTVVIATSPLLLGRTDLVAHLSGGRITATGSHTDLLDSDAGYRHLVARGSDDPDIEAADTEEAYR; from the coding sequence ATGCGATACCTGTGGTGGCTCACCCGTCGCCAACCCTGGCGGGTGCTGCGCGGCAGCCTGTTCGGCACGGCCTGGATGATGGGCCTCTCGGCTCGGCCCTACCTCATCGCCCGCGCCGTCGACGACGGGTTGCGCGCCCGCGACATGCGCGCCCTGGCGCTCTGGGTCGTGGCCATCGTCGTCGCGGGACTGGGCCTGTCCTACCTGGGCATCATGCGACACCGCACGATGACCTTCATCCGGGAGGACGCCAAGGCCCGCTCGGCGGAGGTCCTGCTGCGCCACCTGTCCCGGATCGGCGCAGTGCTGCCGCGCCGGGTCGCCGCGGGCGAGGTGTCCACCATCGGTGGCTCCGACATCGACTGGACGGCGCAGGTGCTGACGCTGACCGGGCCGGGCGTCGGGGCGGTCGTCGCGTACGGGGTCATCGCCGTGGTGCTGTGGTCGATCTCCCCGATGCTCGCGCTCTGCGTGCTGGTCGGAGTGCCGGTGGTCGGGCTGGTCGTCGGGCCCCTGCTGCGCCGCCTGGAGCGGGCCGAGTCGGTCTACCGCAAACAGCAGGGAGCCCTCACCGCCCGGTCCGGCGACATCGTGGCCGGCCTGCGGGTGCTCGCCGGGGTGGGCGGCCGGGACCTGTTCGCCCGACGGTACGCGGCCAGGTCCCAGGAGCTGCGCGCCGAGGGCTACCGGGTGGGCGCGGTCTACAGCTGGATCGACGCGGCGACCGTCGCCATCCCGGGGCTGTTCCTGGCGGCGGTGGTGTGGCTGACGGCGCGGATGGCGGTGACCGGTGACGTCACGATCGGCGAACTGGTTGCCGTCTACGGCTACGTGGCGACCCTGATCGTGCCGGTCTGGTTCCTGCTGGAGGGCAGTCACCAGCTGATCCGGGGACGGGTCGCCGCCCGACGGATCGCCGACCTGCTCAACGTGACCTCGGACGACGTCGGTGGTCCGGGTCGTCGGTGGTCGGGCTCGGTGCCCGACCCTCGCCGACCGGGAGCCCCGGCCGCGCCGGCCAGTCCTGCCGACCTGCACGACCCGCTGACCGGGCTGACCGTACGCGCGGGCTGGCTGACCGGTGTGGCCGCCGACGATCCGGCGGAAGGGCTGGCGCTGGCCGACCGGCTCGGCCGGTACGTCGCCAGTGACACCACCTGGGGCGGTGTGCCGCTGACCGGGGTCGCTCTGGACGAGGTCCGTTCCCGGATCATGGTCGCCGACCACGACTCGTACCTCTTCGCCGGGACACTGCGCGACATCCTGCGCCCCCTGGCCGACGACGACGACCACCGGATCGGCGCGGCCCTGCGGGCCGCCTCCGCCGAGGACGTCGTCGACGCGCTGCCCGCCGGTCTGGACACCCCGATCGACGCCCGGGCCCGGACGCTCTCCGGTGGTCAGCGCCAACGGGTACGCCTGGCCCGGGCGCTCCTCGCCGAGCCGGAGGTGCTCATCCTCGTCGACCCGACCTCGGCGGTGGACGCGCACACCGAGGCGCGCATCGCCGAACGGCTGCGTGCAGCACGGGCCGGGCGGACGACAGTGGTGATCGCCACGTCGCCGCTGCTGCTGGGCCGGACCGACCTGGTCGCACACCTGAGCGGCGGCCGGATCACCGCCACCGGCAGCCACACCGACCTGCTCGACTCCGACGCCGGCTACCGGCACCTGGTGGCCCGTGGCAGCGACGATCCCGACATCGAGGCCGCCGACACCGAGGAGGCGTACCGGTGA